One genomic segment of Bombina bombina isolate aBomBom1 chromosome 4, aBomBom1.pri, whole genome shotgun sequence includes these proteins:
- the LOC128658256 gene encoding homeobox protein Mix.1-like yields MAEYTQGTGNNYHSGFPFSGNPMGMNGLHTSNGVMKQKENFQMACEKENIKPQTASDLNSLQTTQAKVPKDQQGTVTSSSAQEPLSHRRKRTVYSQAQLDALEQFFQSNMYPDIYHRDCLARQIHLPESRIQVWFQNRRAKARREKPKSGRVPVHPGILGANSYLYSAPQQHVPKTMAQQQQIPVQPPHNIQQNSVQWATESMPWSDSSCAVSSERHRMQQAASSPYFHNIPYTNPYSNQHVLYRGMTPIVFKQEQEDISMRHSQMSMMHMNYSFKSYYDNLPSNRTITPEMSELVPQTPVSTTSCSYGGMSQFATHNSPVQATPYLQHSPISDCSVSDSSSDALFDWEENVVSVLHDLQ; encoded by the exons ATGGCTGAATACACCCAAGGAACTGGGAATAACTATCACTCTGGTTTCCCATTTAGTGGAAACCCCATGGGAATGAATGGTCTGCATACTTCTAATGGAGTCATGAAACAGAAGGAAAACTTCCAGATGGCATGTGAGAAAG AAAACATCAAGCCTCAGACAGCCAGTGATCTCAACTCTCTACAAACAACACAAGCCAAAGTCCCCAAGGATCAACAGGGCACAGTCACCTCCAGTTCTGCCCAAGAGCCACTGTCCCACCGCAGGAAGAGGACGGTTTACAGCCAGGCCCAACTTGATGCCCTAGAGCAGTTCTTCCAAAGTAACATGTACCCAGACATCTACCACCGGGACTGCCTAGCTAGACAGATCCACTTACCAGAGTCACGGATTCAG GTCTGGTTCCAGAATAGGAGAGCAAAGGCCCGACGTGAGAAGCCTAAATCAGGCAGGGTCCCTGTGCACCCCGGAATCCTGGGTGCAAACAGCTACCTGTACTCTGCACCGCAACAACATGTTCCAAAGACTATGGCTCAGCAGCAACAAATACCAGTCCAGCCACCTCATAATATACAACAGAACTCTGTCCAGTGGGCCACAGAATCCATGCCTTGGTCTGACTCCTCCTGTGCAGTCTCCAGTGAGAGACACCGCATGCAGCAAGCAGCTTCCAGTCCCTATTTCCACAATATACCATATACAAATCCTTATAGTAACCAGCATGTGTTGTACAGAGGGATGACACCCATTGTCTTCAAGCAGGAACAGGAGGATATAAGCATGAGACATTCTCAGATGTCCATGATGCACATGAACTACAGCTTCAAGAGCTACTATGACAACCTTCCATCCAACAGGACCATCACTCCAGAGATGAGTGAGTTGGTTCCTCAGACACCTGTGTCCACAACCTCCTGCAGCTATGGTGGAATGAGCCAGTTTGCCACTCACAATTCACCAGTACAGGCTACACCCTATCTACAGCATTCTCCCATCTCAGATTGTAGTGTCAGTGACAGTTCCAGTGATGCTCTTTTTGATTGGGAGGAAAATGTAGTTTCTGTCCTCCATGACCTGCAATAA
- the LOC128658257 gene encoding homeobox protein Mix.2-like, translated as MDGYTEDIGNFYHSRFSSNSSQMGINAARSPPVITVPPIQRKEVPLKENIKPETGNDLSSLQTAHADVPKDQQFTITSSSAPEPLSHRRKRTVYSQAQLDALEMFFQSNMYPDIHHRETLARQIHLPESRIQVWFQNRRAKARRRSNKSTKRVVFGEQNYNVPCPNKYLFSSSPGPNFSGGVSQHQQISTPQHRFKPQMSQDIYHDSPDSVSCNESISQRTPIRQSGYSPVLQNMPYTGHMGNHNIYRHRATINSFKEEVIDLSRRNSQMSIQAVPCTFKVDYDNFPPNRTIRPEMNEVIPPIPVSSNPCSHGDMNVFIRKKTSGQGKLYTHYSPISDSGVSDPSPDSGTDWDGNLGTNIHALE; from the exons ATGGATGGTTACACAGAAGACATTGGCAATTTTTACCACTCTCGGTTTTCCTCCAATTCTAGTCAGATGGGAATTAATGCTGCAAGATCTCCACCCGTAATTACTGTACCCCCAATACAGCGCAAGGAGGTGCCCCTGAAAG AGAACATCAAGCCTGAGACTGGCAATGACCTCAGCTCCCTACAAACAGCTCATGCCGATGTCCCCAAAGACCAGCAGTTTACTATCACCTCCAGCTCTGCCCCAGAGCCACTGTCCCACCGCAGGAAGAGGACAGTCTACAGTCAGGCCCAGCTGGATGCCCTAGAGATGTTCTTCCAAAGCAACATGTACCCGGACATCCACCACCGGGAGACCCTGGCTAGACAGATCCACTTGCCCGAGTCACGGATACAG GTCTGGTTCCAGAACAGGAGAGCGAAAGCCAGAAGAAGGAGCAACAAGTCTACAAAGCGAGTTGTGTTTGGAGAACAAAATTACAATGTCCCATGTCCCAACAAATACTTGTTCTCATCTTCTCCAGGACCTAATTTCTCAGGAGGTGTTTCTCAACACCAACAAATATCTACACCCCAGCATCGCTTCAAGCCACAAATGAGTCAGGATATATATCATGATTCTCCTGACTCTGTTTCTTGTAATGAGTCCATCAGTCAAAGGACCCCCATACGACAGTCGGGATATAGCCCAGTTCTTCAAAATATGCCATACACAGGCCACATGGGGAACCACAACATTTACAGACATAGAGCAACAATTAACAGCTTTAAGGAGGAGGTGATTGACCTGAGCAGAAGAAACTCTCAAATGTCCATACAGGCTGTACCTTGTACCTTCAAAGTGGACTATGACAATTTCCCACCCAACAGGACCATAAGACCAGAGATGAATGAGGTCATTCCTCCAATCCCTGTCTCTTCAAATCCATGCAGCCATGGGGATATGAATGTCTTTATTAGAAAGAAGACCTCAGGTCAGGGTAAGCTCTACACACATTACTCCCCTATCTCAGATTCTGGTGTCAGTGATCCATCCCCAGATTCTGGAACCGACTGGGATGGCAACCTTGGTACTAATATTCATGCTCTGGAATGA